The following proteins are co-located in the Oenanthe melanoleuca isolate GR-GAL-2019-014 chromosome 4, OMel1.0, whole genome shotgun sequence genome:
- the SHROOM3 gene encoding protein Shroom3 isoform X1: MRMLDNINSSISPSECSITHKGRYIYLEALLHGGAPWGFTLKGGLEHGQPLIISKIEEGGKADSLPSKLQAGDEVVNINEVELSSSRREAISLVKGSYKKLKLVVRRDTHAAQGCTELCPSPLSQDCVSTDFPPSKAAWAAGVKLRLKTRRSETPGRPHSWHSTKLAETQPDPSMMQISQGTLGTPWHQSYHSSSSTSDLSAYEHGYLRRSPDQYSSRGSMESLEHSSPAYHPCHLSPAKSTSSIDQLSQLHSKRDSAYSSFSTNCSIPEYGAAPAGRERPCSPAPAPRQADIRYVRTVFDAQQRVAREYEVPPSALPPSAAPPGRPPAWAQPACLRAAPLPPARSDSYAATRHHDRPGAGLEPGKPGRAQPKGAWAPLSSSLPFAEGHLHTVLEKSPESSPGTKAKQGYAQAAQPGQPLLPTGVYAVPSPEPHYAQVPRPSASSTGLYPALAKESGYSPALPASYDKAAASSTLGSDENGNQSTANRSAVFYQPLATERKHEAKLIQQKPPSAAGPELCLAVSQKEELLPLYKAAHGHQDTTGTTQASKPVFQGPQPQLRDASERKTPYQPKEDWTLGSQEDKNGNAQVNERDTGASLPWAHNKAKQYSFSSLQNIPESSRRQSSFELREMQPSEDYSNTKLSFLNSSGRDDKDHREQGHRQWSSVDPQAFTRQEEEGTSVALFHAAEPKCKEPPSPQLPRTLDFGRSRLSSSSTQSFPYSKPEAGKPRCSVLEKVNKFEQREQSTPRPQSTGIPSFGQHYGPSRMSQPTGTRCSVHSPEGTRSKLPSEPARGSSPSIRNGKLEEADWHPVELQMVASVKQARHSEYYSPCPENEVQIRAAQLPRSRSTFQLGGEPEREMLWRDNMQDAHGSQLDTSFNRAYRNSIKDAQSRVLRATSFRRISPPFGNVPRRVPPRPASAHVGMRSTAASPHTPKERHSITPTEGGFSSLDYGRTQHVLRIGGRKRLTAEQKKRSYSEPEKMNEVGISDGEPSPFSFQKKSIHFIFPESTVADRRKIFEREGKASSTASLSKPELKQLQQSALADYIERKTGRRPSSQDAGLLRERSHSSYLQLGGPDSQSLSSASSMNSLQEQSLFRRRESLERLPRAGRVSSTLPAGLVDYLDTSGDEKAPGRQDSLLTSRPKPERCRDYRARPDLTKGTQTDLLGVQGQPRYRKQEQVLGAPSTARKAGKSVSVEDLLDRYDSRPVPVHVRSRSSPTADKKHQELLRRESSDFSPMVRDPFYVVSAGARSFSKKERSFSEKVALTGCYPRPLRSTEVVAGPATLVENHKLSELSRPDSRTSAFFPAPAEARSHYAEQKQGFKPLFLNLTPSGSGHSSPNPPAQAGSDVQSTGDSQAPRQQHAKREAVPAEGSGGTEAQPLDAAQDRSPEAATEEMLWRRRAGLPHRSLPPRAAWAPPATDGGHARAVLSPAAGPRPSHRWQSLPAQSSTSSEPEPPSPQGTAQLRISESGLQLTPPPQDEEDDEVFVTPSPAPLSRPVPELSSCTSASGTQEFPPPPPPHGGHGAAGDKSPQLPEEASLSSFKSFPKALAEREMTGLGTSAGENNWPTPLKRTGSPSAVDQQHQTPASSEGSQSTDRQPITQPEGNPREPALENASLDSGITSTASPVKAKNKTPEDIKSEALAKEIVHKDKSLADILDPDSKMKTTMDLMEGIFPGGSSVLKENNMKRKMLQTQASRTAVAGDTREEKEASVTLVTCPAYYSVSAPKAELLNKIKDLPEEVGEEEELLDINEKKAELIGSLTHKLEILKEAKEGLLEDIKMNNALGEEVELLISTLCKPNEFDKYKMFIGDLDKVVNLLLSLSGRLARVENVLSSLGDSANSEERSSLNEKRKLLAGQHEDARELKENLDRRERLVLDILGNYLSEEQLQDYQHFVKMKSALLIEQRELDDKIKLGQEQLKCLMESLPAGFTPRDAAAAAALAAALNTSSGLGGKAPPAASSSL, translated from the exons CTCCTCCACCAGCGATCTGTCTGCGTACGAGCATGGCTACCTGAGGAGGAGCCCCGACCAGTACAGCTCCCGGGGCAGCATGGAGAGCCTGGAGCACTCCTCCCCTGCCTACCACCCCTGCCACCTGTCCCCGGCCAAATCCACCAGCAGCATCgaccagctgtcccagctgcacagcaagCGAGACTCGGCCTACAGCTCCTTCTCCACCAACTGCAGCATCCCCGAGTACGGCGCGGcgccggcggggcgggagcggccgtGCAGCCCGGCGCCGGCCCCGCGGCAGGCCGACATCCGCTACGTGCGCACCGTGTTCGACGCCCAGCAGCGCGTGGCCCGCGAGTACGAGGTGCCGCCCTCGGCCCTGCCGCCCTCGGCCGCGCCGCCCGGCAGGCCCCCCGCCTGGGCACAGCCCGCCTGCCTCAGGGcggcgccgctgccgcccgctCGCAGCGACAGCTACGCCGCCACCAGGCACCACGACAGGCCCGGCGCCGGCCTGGAGCCCGGCAAGCCCGGCCGCGCGCAGCCCAAAGGCGCCTGGGCGCcgctcagcagctccctgcccttcGCAGAGGGGCACCTGCACACCGTGCTGGAGAAGAGCCCGGAGAGCAGCCCCGGCACGAAGGCCAAGCAGGGCTACGCGCAGGCAGCCCAGCcggggcagcccctgctgcccaccGGCGTCTACGCCGTGCCCTCCCCGGAGCCGCACTACGCCCAGGTGCCCCGGCCTTCCGCCAGCAGCACCGGGCTTTACCCAGCCCTGGCCAAAGAGAGCGGGTactccccagccctgccggCCTCTTACGACAAGGCAGcggccagcagcaccctgggctcGGATGAGAATGGAAACCAAAGCACTGCAAACAGGTCGGCCGTCTTCTACCAGCCCCTTGCCACTGAGAGGAAGCACGAAGCCAAACTCATCCAGCAGAAACCTCCCAGCGCAGCAGGCCCCgagctctgcctggctgtgtcGCAAAAGGAGGAGCTGTTACCCCTTTACAAGGCAGCACACGGCCACCAAGACACCACGGGTACCACACAGGCCTCCAAGCCCGTTTTCCAGGGTCCACAACCCCAGCTGAGGGATGCTAGTGAGAGGAAAACCCCTTACCAGCCCAAAGAGGACTGGACACTTGGATCCCAGGAGGACAAAAATGGCAACGCACAGGTAAATGAGAGAGACACTGGTGCTTCCCTCCCATGGGCTCACAACAAGGCCAAGCAGTACAGCTTCTCTTCCTTGCAGAACATCccagagagctccaggaggCAAAGCAGCTTCGAGCTAAGGGAGATGCAACCAAGCGAGGATTATTCCAACACCAAACTGTCCTTCCTGAACAGCAGTGGCAGAGATGACAAGGATCACAGGGAACAGGGGCACAGACAGTGGAGCAGTGTGGACCCACAGGCCTTCAcgaggcaggaggaggagggcacGAGTGTGGCTCTGTTCCATGCTGCTGAGCCAAAGTGCAAAGAGCCCCCTTCTCCTCAGCTCCCAAGGACCTTGGATTTCGGAAGGAGCCGGCTCAGCTCTAGCAGCACCCAAAGCTTTCCCTACAGCAAACCAGAGGCTGGCAAGCCCCGCTGCTCGGTGCTGGAGAAGGTCAACAAGTTTGAGCAGCGGGAGCAGAGCACTCCCCGGCCCCAGAGCACCGGCATTCCCAGCTTTGGGCAGCACTACGGGCCGAGCAGGATGAGCCAGCCCACCGGCACACggtgctctgtgcacagcccagagggCACGAGGAGCAAGCTGCCCAGTGAGCCTGCCAGGGGCTCCAGCCCGTCCATCAGGAACGGCAAGCTGGAAGAGGCCGACTGGCACCCCGTAGAGCTGCAGATGGTGGCGTCGGTGAAGCAGGCAAGACACAGTGAGTATTACAGCCCGTGTCCTGAAAATGAGGTGCAGATAAGGGCAGCTCAGCTTCCACGGAGCAGAAGCACATTCCAGCTGGGAGGCGAGCCTGAGAGGGAGATGCTCTGGAGGGATAACATGCAGGATGCGCACGGGTCGCAGCTGGACACGTCCTTTAACAGGGCCTACAGGAACAGCATTAAGGATGCCCAGTCCAGGGTGCTGAGGGCCACCTCGTTCCGGCGGATCAGCCCCCCGTTCGGGAACGTGCCCCGGAGGGTGCCCCCGAGGCCTGCCTCGGCCCACGTGGGCATGAGGAGCACGGCGGCGTCCCCACACACCCCCAAGGAGAGGCACAGCATCACGCCCACGGAGGGAGGCTTCTCCAGCCTGGACTACGGCAGGACGCAGCACGTGCTGCGCATCGGGGGCCGCAAGCGGCTGACGGCCGAGCAGAAGAAGCGCTCCTACTCGGAGCCCGAGAAGATGAACGAGGTGGGCATCTCGGACGGGGAGCCCTCGCCTTTCTCCTTCCAGAAGAAAAGCATCCATTTTATCTTCCCGGAGAGCACGGTGGCCGACCGGCGCAAGATCTTCGAGAGGGAGGGCAAAGCCTCCTCCACAGCCAGCCTGTCCAAGCCGGAGctgaagcagctccagcagagcgCCCTGGCCGACTACATCGAGCGCAAGACGGGGCGCCGGCCGTCCTCGCAGGACGCGGGGCTGCTCCGGGAGCGCTCCCACAGCTCCTACCTGCAGCTGGGCGGCCCCGACAGCCAGAGCCTCTCCTCCGCCTCCAGCATGaactccctgcaggagcagagcctctTCCGCCGCAGGGAGTCCCTGGAGCGGCTCCCCAGGGCGGGACGGGTGTCCTCCACCCTCCCCGCTGGGCTCGTGGACTACCTGGACACGAGCGGGGATGAGAAGGCGCCGGGGCGCCAGGACAGCCTGCTCACCAGCCGGCCCAAGCCAGAGCGGTGCCGGGATTACAGAGCCAGGCCGGATCTCACCAAGGGCACGCAGACAGAcctgctgggtgtgcagggccAGCCCCGCTACAGGAAGCAGGAGCAGGTCCTGGGAGCACCCTCCACCGCCAGGAAAGCCGGGAAATCCGTGTCTGTGGAGGACTTGCTCGATAGGTACGACAGTCGGCCGGTCCCTGTGCACGTGCGCTCCAGGTCCTCTCCCACAGCGGACAAGAAACACCAG gagctgctgaggagggaGAGCAGTGATTTCAGCCCCATGGTGAGGGATCCCTTCTATGTGGTGAGCGCAGGAGCCAG GTCTTTcagcaagaaggaaagaagCTTCTCAGAGAAAGTGGCACTCACAGGTTGCTATCCCCGTCCCCTCCGCAGCACAGAGGTTGTCGCCGGGCCTGCCACGCTGGTTGAGAATCACAAGCTCTCAGAACTGTCCAGGCCAGATAGCAGGACTTCTGCGtttttcccagccccagcagaggcaAGGAGTCACTATGCTGAGCAAAAGCAAGGCTTTAAACCCTTGTTCCTTAACCTTACTCCTTCTGGGTCTGGCCACTCTTCCCCTAACCCCCCCGCGCAGGCTGGCTCGGACGTGCAGAGCACAGGTGACAGCCAGGCTCCGAGGCAGCAGCACGCCAAACGAGAGGCTGTTCCTGCTGAGGGCAGCGGGGGCACTGAGGCACAGCCTCTGGATGCTGCCCAGGACAGATCCCCCGAGGCTGCCACGGAGGAGATGCTGTGGAGGAGGAGAGCGGGGCTGCCGCACAGGTCCCTCCCGCCCAGGGCGGCGTGGGCTCCTCCGGCCACAGACGGCGGCCACGCCAGGGCCGTGCTGTCCCCTGCGGCCGGGCCCCGGCCCTCGCACAGGTGGCAGTCCCTGCCCGCGCAGAGCAGCACTTCCTCCGAGCCGGAGCCTCCCTCTCCGCAGGGCACGGCCCAGCTGCGCATCTCGGAGTCGGGGCTGCAGCTCACGCCGCCGCCGCAGGACGAGGAGGACGACGAGGTGTTCGTCACGCCTTCCCCGGCGCCCCTCTCCCGTCCCGTCCCCGAGCTGAGCTCGTGCACTTCTGCCAGCGGCACGCAGGAATTCCCacccccgccccctccccacgGGGGCCACGGGGCAGCTGGAGACAAAtccccccagctcccagaggagGCCAGCCTGAG CAGCTTCAAAAGCTTTCCCAAAGCCCTGGCTGAGAGGGAGatgacagggctgggcaccagCGCCGGTGAAAATAATTGGCCAACCCCATTAAAGAGGACTGGCTCTCCATCTGCTGTGGATCAGCAGCACCAGACCCCTGCTTCTTCTGAAGGGTCTCAGAGCACTGACAGACAGCCCATAACTCAGCCTGAAGGTAACCCCAGAGAGCCAGCATTGGAAAATGCCAGCCTGGACTCCGGGATaaccagcacagcatccccagtGAAAGCAAAGAACAAGACCCCAGAGGATATCAAGTCAGAGGCTCTAGCAAAAGAAATTGTCCATAAAGACAAGTCTCTGGCTGATATCCTGGATCCAGATTCCAAAATGAAGACAACCATGGACTTGATGGAAGGGATTTTCCCCGGTGGAAGCAGCGTGCTGAAGGAGAACAACATGAAGAGGAAGATGTTGCAGACACAAGCCAGCAGGACGGCGGTAGCGGGTGACAC gagagaggaaaaggaagctTCTGTCACCCTTGTCACCTGTCCTGCTTACTACAGCGTTTCAGcacccaaagcagagctgctgaataAAATCAAGGACTTGCCAGAAGAAGTAGGTGAGGAAGAAGAGCTGCTGGACATCAATGAGAAAAAG GCTGAGCTCATCGGGAGCTTGACCCACAAACTGGAAATCCTGAAGGAAGCCAAGGAGGGCCTGCTCGAAGACATAAAGATGAATAATGCTCTGGGAGAGGAGGTGGAGCTGTTGATCAGCACGCTGTGCAAACCCAACGAGTTTGACAAGTACAAGATGTTCATTGGCGATCTGGATAAGGTGGTGaacctgctgctctccctctcgGGGCGCCTGGCCCGCGTGGAGAATGTCTTGAGCAGCCTGGGGGACAGCGCCAACAGCGAGGAGCGG AGTTCCCTGAACGAGAAGCGGAAGCTGCTGGCTGGCCAGCACGAGGATGCCCGCGAGCTGAAGGAGAACCTCGACCGTCGGGAGCGGCTGGTCTTGGACATCCTGGGCAACTACctctctgaggagcagctccaggactACCAGCACTTTGTGAAGATGAAGTCTGCGCTCCTCATAGAGCAGCGAGAGCTGGACGACAAGATCAAGctgggccaggagcagctcaagTGCCTGATGGAAAGTCTGCCCGCGGGCTTCACGCCCAGGGACGCGGCAGCAGcggctgccctggctgcagcactcaATACCTCCTCCGGCCTCGGGGGGAAAGCACCTCCAGCAGCCTCTTCCTCGCTCTAA
- the SHROOM3 gene encoding protein Shroom3 isoform X2 produces the protein MRMLDNINSSISPSECSITHKGRYIYLEALLHGGAPWGFTLKGGLEHGQPLIISKIEEGGKADSLPSKLQAGDEVVNINEVELSSSRREAISLVKGSYKKLKLVVRRDTHAAQGCTELCPSPLSQDCVSTDFPPSKAAWAAGVKLRLKTRRSETPGRPHSWHSTKLAETQPDPSMMQISQGTLGTPWHQSYHSSSSTSDLSAYEHGYLRRSPDQYSSRGSMESLEHSSPAYHPCHLSPAKSTSSIDQLSQLHSKRDSAYSSFSTNCSIPEYGAAPAGRERPCSPAPAPRQADIRYVRTVFDAQQRVAREYEVPPSALPPSAAPPGRPPAWAQPACLRAAPLPPARSDSYAATRHHDRPGAGLEPGKPGRAQPKGAWAPLSSSLPFAEGHLHTVLEKSPESSPGTKAKQGYAQAAQPGQPLLPTGVYAVPSPEPHYAQVPRPSASSTGLYPALAKESGYSPALPASYDKAAASSTLGSDENGNQSTANRSAVFYQPLATERKHEAKLIQQKPPSAAGPELCLAVSQKEELLPLYKAAHGHQDTTGTTQASKPVFQGPQPQLRDASERKTPYQPKEDWTLGSQEDKNGNAQVNERDTGASLPWAHNKAKQYSFSSLQNIPESSRRQSSFELREMQPSEDYSNTKLSFLNSSGRDDKDHREQGHRQWSSVDPQAFTRQEEEGTSVALFHAAEPKCKEPPSPQLPRTLDFGRSRLSSSSTQSFPYSKPEAGKPRCSVLEKVNKFEQREQSTPRPQSTGIPSFGQHYGPSRMSQPTGTRCSVHSPEGTRSKLPSEPARGSSPSIRNGKLEEADWHPVELQMVASVKQARHSEYYSPCPENEVQIRAAQLPRSRSTFQLGGEPEREMLWRDNMQDAHGSQLDTSFNRAYRNSIKDAQSRVLRATSFRRISPPFGNVPRRVPPRPASAHVGMRSTAASPHTPKERHSITPTEGGFSSLDYGRTQHVLRIGGRKRLTAEQKKRSYSEPEKMNEVGISDGEPSPFSFQKKSIHFIFPESTVADRRKIFEREGKASSTASLSKPELKQLQQSALADYIERKTGRRPSSQDAGLLRERSHSSYLQLGGPDSQSLSSASSMNSLQEQSLFRRRESLERLPRAGRVSSTLPAGLVDYLDTSGDEKAPGRQDSLLTSRPKPERCRDYRARPDLTKGTQTDLLGVQGQPRYRKQEQVLGAPSTARKAGKSVSVEDLLDRYDSRPVPVHVRSRSSPTADKKHQELLRRESSDFSPMVRDPFYVVSAGARSFSKKERSFSEKVALTGCYPRPLRSTEVVAGPATLVENHKLSELSRPDSRTSAFFPAPAEARSHYAEQKQGFKPLFLNLTPSGSGHSSPNPPAQAGSDVQSTGDSQAPRQQHAKREAVPAEGSGGTEAQPLDAAQDRSPEAATEEMLWRRRAGLPHRSLPPRAAWAPPATDGGHARAVLSPAAGPRPSHRWQSLPAQSSTSSEPEPPSPQGTAQLRISESGLQLTPPPQDEEDDEVFVTPSPAPLSRPVPELSSCTSASGTQEFPPPPPPHGGHGAAGDKSPQLPEEASLSFKSFPKALAEREMTGLGTSAGENNWPTPLKRTGSPSAVDQQHQTPASSEGSQSTDRQPITQPEGNPREPALENASLDSGITSTASPVKAKNKTPEDIKSEALAKEIVHKDKSLADILDPDSKMKTTMDLMEGIFPGGSSVLKENNMKRKMLQTQASRTAVAGDTREEKEASVTLVTCPAYYSVSAPKAELLNKIKDLPEEVGEEEELLDINEKKAELIGSLTHKLEILKEAKEGLLEDIKMNNALGEEVELLISTLCKPNEFDKYKMFIGDLDKVVNLLLSLSGRLARVENVLSSLGDSANSEERSSLNEKRKLLAGQHEDARELKENLDRRERLVLDILGNYLSEEQLQDYQHFVKMKSALLIEQRELDDKIKLGQEQLKCLMESLPAGFTPRDAAAAAALAAALNTSSGLGGKAPPAASSSL, from the exons CTCCTCCACCAGCGATCTGTCTGCGTACGAGCATGGCTACCTGAGGAGGAGCCCCGACCAGTACAGCTCCCGGGGCAGCATGGAGAGCCTGGAGCACTCCTCCCCTGCCTACCACCCCTGCCACCTGTCCCCGGCCAAATCCACCAGCAGCATCgaccagctgtcccagctgcacagcaagCGAGACTCGGCCTACAGCTCCTTCTCCACCAACTGCAGCATCCCCGAGTACGGCGCGGcgccggcggggcgggagcggccgtGCAGCCCGGCGCCGGCCCCGCGGCAGGCCGACATCCGCTACGTGCGCACCGTGTTCGACGCCCAGCAGCGCGTGGCCCGCGAGTACGAGGTGCCGCCCTCGGCCCTGCCGCCCTCGGCCGCGCCGCCCGGCAGGCCCCCCGCCTGGGCACAGCCCGCCTGCCTCAGGGcggcgccgctgccgcccgctCGCAGCGACAGCTACGCCGCCACCAGGCACCACGACAGGCCCGGCGCCGGCCTGGAGCCCGGCAAGCCCGGCCGCGCGCAGCCCAAAGGCGCCTGGGCGCcgctcagcagctccctgcccttcGCAGAGGGGCACCTGCACACCGTGCTGGAGAAGAGCCCGGAGAGCAGCCCCGGCACGAAGGCCAAGCAGGGCTACGCGCAGGCAGCCCAGCcggggcagcccctgctgcccaccGGCGTCTACGCCGTGCCCTCCCCGGAGCCGCACTACGCCCAGGTGCCCCGGCCTTCCGCCAGCAGCACCGGGCTTTACCCAGCCCTGGCCAAAGAGAGCGGGTactccccagccctgccggCCTCTTACGACAAGGCAGcggccagcagcaccctgggctcGGATGAGAATGGAAACCAAAGCACTGCAAACAGGTCGGCCGTCTTCTACCAGCCCCTTGCCACTGAGAGGAAGCACGAAGCCAAACTCATCCAGCAGAAACCTCCCAGCGCAGCAGGCCCCgagctctgcctggctgtgtcGCAAAAGGAGGAGCTGTTACCCCTTTACAAGGCAGCACACGGCCACCAAGACACCACGGGTACCACACAGGCCTCCAAGCCCGTTTTCCAGGGTCCACAACCCCAGCTGAGGGATGCTAGTGAGAGGAAAACCCCTTACCAGCCCAAAGAGGACTGGACACTTGGATCCCAGGAGGACAAAAATGGCAACGCACAGGTAAATGAGAGAGACACTGGTGCTTCCCTCCCATGGGCTCACAACAAGGCCAAGCAGTACAGCTTCTCTTCCTTGCAGAACATCccagagagctccaggaggCAAAGCAGCTTCGAGCTAAGGGAGATGCAACCAAGCGAGGATTATTCCAACACCAAACTGTCCTTCCTGAACAGCAGTGGCAGAGATGACAAGGATCACAGGGAACAGGGGCACAGACAGTGGAGCAGTGTGGACCCACAGGCCTTCAcgaggcaggaggaggagggcacGAGTGTGGCTCTGTTCCATGCTGCTGAGCCAAAGTGCAAAGAGCCCCCTTCTCCTCAGCTCCCAAGGACCTTGGATTTCGGAAGGAGCCGGCTCAGCTCTAGCAGCACCCAAAGCTTTCCCTACAGCAAACCAGAGGCTGGCAAGCCCCGCTGCTCGGTGCTGGAGAAGGTCAACAAGTTTGAGCAGCGGGAGCAGAGCACTCCCCGGCCCCAGAGCACCGGCATTCCCAGCTTTGGGCAGCACTACGGGCCGAGCAGGATGAGCCAGCCCACCGGCACACggtgctctgtgcacagcccagagggCACGAGGAGCAAGCTGCCCAGTGAGCCTGCCAGGGGCTCCAGCCCGTCCATCAGGAACGGCAAGCTGGAAGAGGCCGACTGGCACCCCGTAGAGCTGCAGATGGTGGCGTCGGTGAAGCAGGCAAGACACAGTGAGTATTACAGCCCGTGTCCTGAAAATGAGGTGCAGATAAGGGCAGCTCAGCTTCCACGGAGCAGAAGCACATTCCAGCTGGGAGGCGAGCCTGAGAGGGAGATGCTCTGGAGGGATAACATGCAGGATGCGCACGGGTCGCAGCTGGACACGTCCTTTAACAGGGCCTACAGGAACAGCATTAAGGATGCCCAGTCCAGGGTGCTGAGGGCCACCTCGTTCCGGCGGATCAGCCCCCCGTTCGGGAACGTGCCCCGGAGGGTGCCCCCGAGGCCTGCCTCGGCCCACGTGGGCATGAGGAGCACGGCGGCGTCCCCACACACCCCCAAGGAGAGGCACAGCATCACGCCCACGGAGGGAGGCTTCTCCAGCCTGGACTACGGCAGGACGCAGCACGTGCTGCGCATCGGGGGCCGCAAGCGGCTGACGGCCGAGCAGAAGAAGCGCTCCTACTCGGAGCCCGAGAAGATGAACGAGGTGGGCATCTCGGACGGGGAGCCCTCGCCTTTCTCCTTCCAGAAGAAAAGCATCCATTTTATCTTCCCGGAGAGCACGGTGGCCGACCGGCGCAAGATCTTCGAGAGGGAGGGCAAAGCCTCCTCCACAGCCAGCCTGTCCAAGCCGGAGctgaagcagctccagcagagcgCCCTGGCCGACTACATCGAGCGCAAGACGGGGCGCCGGCCGTCCTCGCAGGACGCGGGGCTGCTCCGGGAGCGCTCCCACAGCTCCTACCTGCAGCTGGGCGGCCCCGACAGCCAGAGCCTCTCCTCCGCCTCCAGCATGaactccctgcaggagcagagcctctTCCGCCGCAGGGAGTCCCTGGAGCGGCTCCCCAGGGCGGGACGGGTGTCCTCCACCCTCCCCGCTGGGCTCGTGGACTACCTGGACACGAGCGGGGATGAGAAGGCGCCGGGGCGCCAGGACAGCCTGCTCACCAGCCGGCCCAAGCCAGAGCGGTGCCGGGATTACAGAGCCAGGCCGGATCTCACCAAGGGCACGCAGACAGAcctgctgggtgtgcagggccAGCCCCGCTACAGGAAGCAGGAGCAGGTCCTGGGAGCACCCTCCACCGCCAGGAAAGCCGGGAAATCCGTGTCTGTGGAGGACTTGCTCGATAGGTACGACAGTCGGCCGGTCCCTGTGCACGTGCGCTCCAGGTCCTCTCCCACAGCGGACAAGAAACACCAG gagctgctgaggagggaGAGCAGTGATTTCAGCCCCATGGTGAGGGATCCCTTCTATGTGGTGAGCGCAGGAGCCAG GTCTTTcagcaagaaggaaagaagCTTCTCAGAGAAAGTGGCACTCACAGGTTGCTATCCCCGTCCCCTCCGCAGCACAGAGGTTGTCGCCGGGCCTGCCACGCTGGTTGAGAATCACAAGCTCTCAGAACTGTCCAGGCCAGATAGCAGGACTTCTGCGtttttcccagccccagcagaggcaAGGAGTCACTATGCTGAGCAAAAGCAAGGCTTTAAACCCTTGTTCCTTAACCTTACTCCTTCTGGGTCTGGCCACTCTTCCCCTAACCCCCCCGCGCAGGCTGGCTCGGACGTGCAGAGCACAGGTGACAGCCAGGCTCCGAGGCAGCAGCACGCCAAACGAGAGGCTGTTCCTGCTGAGGGCAGCGGGGGCACTGAGGCACAGCCTCTGGATGCTGCCCAGGACAGATCCCCCGAGGCTGCCACGGAGGAGATGCTGTGGAGGAGGAGAGCGGGGCTGCCGCACAGGTCCCTCCCGCCCAGGGCGGCGTGGGCTCCTCCGGCCACAGACGGCGGCCACGCCAGGGCCGTGCTGTCCCCTGCGGCCGGGCCCCGGCCCTCGCACAGGTGGCAGTCCCTGCCCGCGCAGAGCAGCACTTCCTCCGAGCCGGAGCCTCCCTCTCCGCAGGGCACGGCCCAGCTGCGCATCTCGGAGTCGGGGCTGCAGCTCACGCCGCCGCCGCAGGACGAGGAGGACGACGAGGTGTTCGTCACGCCTTCCCCGGCGCCCCTCTCCCGTCCCGTCCCCGAGCTGAGCTCGTGCACTTCTGCCAGCGGCACGCAGGAATTCCCacccccgccccctccccacgGGGGCCACGGGGCAGCTGGAGACAAAtccccccagctcccagaggagGCCAGCCTGAG CTTCAAAAGCTTTCCCAAAGCCCTGGCTGAGAGGGAGatgacagggctgggcaccagCGCCGGTGAAAATAATTGGCCAACCCCATTAAAGAGGACTGGCTCTCCATCTGCTGTGGATCAGCAGCACCAGACCCCTGCTTCTTCTGAAGGGTCTCAGAGCACTGACAGACAGCCCATAACTCAGCCTGAAGGTAACCCCAGAGAGCCAGCATTGGAAAATGCCAGCCTGGACTCCGGGATaaccagcacagcatccccagtGAAAGCAAAGAACAAGACCCCAGAGGATATCAAGTCAGAGGCTCTAGCAAAAGAAATTGTCCATAAAGACAAGTCTCTGGCTGATATCCTGGATCCAGATTCCAAAATGAAGACAACCATGGACTTGATGGAAGGGATTTTCCCCGGTGGAAGCAGCGTGCTGAAGGAGAACAACATGAAGAGGAAGATGTTGCAGACACAAGCCAGCAGGACGGCGGTAGCGGGTGACAC gagagaggaaaaggaagctTCTGTCACCCTTGTCACCTGTCCTGCTTACTACAGCGTTTCAGcacccaaagcagagctgctgaataAAATCAAGGACTTGCCAGAAGAAGTAGGTGAGGAAGAAGAGCTGCTGGACATCAATGAGAAAAAG GCTGAGCTCATCGGGAGCTTGACCCACAAACTGGAAATCCTGAAGGAAGCCAAGGAGGGCCTGCTCGAAGACATAAAGATGAATAATGCTCTGGGAGAGGAGGTGGAGCTGTTGATCAGCACGCTGTGCAAACCCAACGAGTTTGACAAGTACAAGATGTTCATTGGCGATCTGGATAAGGTGGTGaacctgctgctctccctctcgGGGCGCCTGGCCCGCGTGGAGAATGTCTTGAGCAGCCTGGGGGACAGCGCCAACAGCGAGGAGCGG AGTTCCCTGAACGAGAAGCGGAAGCTGCTGGCTGGCCAGCACGAGGATGCCCGCGAGCTGAAGGAGAACCTCGACCGTCGGGAGCGGCTGGTCTTGGACATCCTGGGCAACTACctctctgaggagcagctccaggactACCAGCACTTTGTGAAGATGAAGTCTGCGCTCCTCATAGAGCAGCGAGAGCTGGACGACAAGATCAAGctgggccaggagcagctcaagTGCCTGATGGAAAGTCTGCCCGCGGGCTTCACGCCCAGGGACGCGGCAGCAGcggctgccctggctgcagcactcaATACCTCCTCCGGCCTCGGGGGGAAAGCACCTCCAGCAGCCTCTTCCTCGCTCTAA